A window of Flavobacterium psychrophilum genomic DNA:
GGAAATTATCAGGACGATGCTTAAAGAACTGAAGCGGATTAACATGAGCAGGCTCTACTCTATATTTATGGCAGATATAATCGTAGCGCTGTTTTAAATCTTTTACGTACATATCTTCATGATCTATATCAAACTGCCCCGCTCTCCCGAAAAACAACGCTTCCAGATTTTCAAATTCAAAACTTTCCCTTCGTACTACTGAAAAAGGCAGCGACTGCGCAATCGCGAAAAAGGTTTCACCATTTGTATTAAGTCCGAAACTTTTTGCCAGAAAGTTAAACAAAACTGCTTCCCAATCATTACCAAGGCTTGCAGCTAACTGTGTAATCGGTTTTGACTTTCGCTCAAGGCGTTCAAAAAACAAGCGTTCTTTCCAATTGTCTAAAACAAAGCCATCCATATTTTCAAGCTCTTTCTCACAATAGATCCATGATTTAGCAGAAGACAGTGAATTGTAATTGGCAAGTATATCTGTAGCAACATAGTGTTTCAGTTCGATAACCGGAATTTCCGTATTGTCTTTCCTGAAAACTTCTGTGTTGTGTTCCCAAACCACATGCAGTATTACATTATCATAAGCCGTATCTGTTTCATGGCTGTGAATATACCAATCAGACGATTTTATATGTATCTCAACATTTCCTGCCCATTTTTGATTCCCAATGGCAACTTGTGCATTAAAGAAATCCGGGCCGGCCAGTTGCAGGTATTGTCCCGAATTGAGAATAGTTATAGGCTCTCCCTGTACTGTTTTCACATTCAGCACATCAAACTTTTTAAACTGCCATACATAGTGCAGAAAATCTTCTTTCATACAAATACTCTTACAGACACGAAAGTAATAAAAAATAACAAACTAAAATGTTTGCTATATTTGCCGACTAACTTATTTATCATGAAGCAGCTTTTTGCCTTAGCAGTACTTTTAGTTTCCTTTTTTAGCTATTCCCAAAAAAAGCCAAATGCCATTAAGGTAACGTATCAAAAGGTAAACATGGGTACTCCGGTTGAAGAAAACAATCCTATTCTCGTTTTTTCAAATTCAGAAAATTCAAGGATAAGCAGTAAATCTATTCTTGACAACAAAGCTGAATTCCCAATTGAACAACTCGTAATAAACTATACTGATAACTCATACATTAATATAGCAAAACTAAGTACCGACAAAAGCGTAGCAACACGTGATAGTTTATCGCTAAAAAAGCAATCGTTCGAATTACTTCCTGATACTAAAACAATTTTAGGTTATAAATGCAAAAAAGCTAGGACAATAATAAACTCGAATACGATTGAAGTCTGGTACACAAATGAGTTAGGGTTAAAAGGATCGCCATCTTTACTAGGCCAAAACCTTGGACTTGTGCTGGAAACCATCCGCAATGGAAACTATGTTGTAACCGCTATAAAAGTTGAAAAGCTTAGGGATGCTTCCACTTATCTCGACATCATTCCTAAAAATATTAAGTTAATCGATATGGTCACGCACAGGGATATGATCTGGAAAGCCAGATTTACAACTATAGAAGTTTTTAAAGATGAAGTGATTAATTTTTCGGATGCATCAAAATCAAATGACAGTATCTTACGATTTGCAAATGGTACTATTATCCTTAAAAAAGTAAAATTCCCCGAAATAAAACCGGGAAGCCAAACTTACGTTGAGCTTACTGAACAGTCTAACGGAGACGCCTACGACAGAACAGGATCTGTTTTTGCAATTCCTGCAGATGAAGAGCATTCTTTTTTCAACGGATTAAAAAACGGTATCACGGCATTGCCTTTATATGAAAATGGCAACGGAAAGAAATATTATGGCGTGACGTTAGATGGCAATTATACTCCTCTTTTGGAATTGATACGATTTTTTACCCCTTTTGGAATAAAGCGATACAACCACGTAAAGCTTAAAGATAAAATGTGGCATGACATAGTTCCTTACAGGGAAGAAATTTCAGAGCTGCAATCAAAACTTAGTAATAAAGAATACTGGATAGGAACGTTCATTGGCAATTATGATAAAGGCGGACACAAAATAAACCTGTCTATAACTATACATCAAGACAACAACCTAAACAACAAATCTAATTTTGTATTACCATTGTTTAACACAACCAATGTTATGGAAATGGCACAGCAGGACTACGGAACCATGTTTAGCAGCGACAACGGCCTTGAAGTAAATTTCGTTTTGGATAAAAATATTAAGAATGCAACTTTACGCTATATCACGACCGGACACGGCGGATGGGAAGCAGGTGATGAATTTGTACCTAAAAAGAATACTATATTATTGGATGGACAACAGGCTTTTGCTTTTATTCCATGGAGACAGGATTGTGGATCCTACCGATTATTCAATCCGGTATCAGGAAATTTTGATAATGGTCTTTCATCTTCAGACTACAGCCGTTCTAACTGGTGCCCAGGAACTGTAACCAACCCTGAATTTATAAGCCTGGGTGACCTCAAAGCAGGCAAACACACTATAATAGTAAAAATTCCTCAGGGAGCCTCAGAAGGCAATTACTTTAGTGCCTGGAATGTTTCGGGAGTTTTGATAGGCAATGAATAGCTTTACAGCAATTCAAGCTGTCCGTTATGCAGCATATACAACTTAGCACAGGCGCGTGCATCAGACAATGCCTCATGGTGATTTAGCTGAATACCGTTACGATCACTGCAAGCTTTTAAGTTTGCAGGTTTATAGCCTTTTGCTTTATATATTTTGCACGTGCATTCCCATTTATCGGCTAACTCCAGTTCATCGTAATACAAACCATAGTACCGCATAGTTTTAGTAAGCACGCTACGATCAAAAGATTCATTGTGAGCAATCAGCTTTCTGCCAAATATGCGTTGCCTTATTTCAGGAAAAAGATCATCAAAGGTTGGCAGATGCATTGTTTCTACGGGCTTGATGCCATGAACCATAATATTACGGTACCAATATTCATTATCCGGCGGCTGAATAAGCGTGTGGTATTCTTCAACTATAACCCCGTTCTCTACGGTAACAAGGCCAACAGCGCAGGCACTGTGTGCGTACCCTGTTGCAGTCTCAAAATCTATAGCTGTAAAATTCATAATCAGGTAGTAAAAAGCCCCCGCAAGCGGGGGCTGAATATATTATTTTATTGAGCTGATAATATCATGTTTGGTAATAATATGATGCTTACCATTTCCTAAATCTACTAATACCGCCTGATTGTCTTTATTAATCAGTTTTGATATTTCTTCGATAGAAGTATTAGCTCTTACAACAGGATAAGGTTTACCCATTATCTCGCGGATCGGTTTTTCTGCAATATCTTTGTCTTCCACATAACTTCTGAAAAGATCCGTCTCATCAATAGAACCAACAAAACCGTTAGTATCTATAACCGGTATTTGAGATATCTTGTATTTACGAAGGCGTTCTATAGCGTGAGAAACCAGTTCTTCAGTTCGCACAATTACAAGTGGTTTATCAGAGTGATCTTTAATTAAGTCTTCCGCTTTAGTAAGTTCCTCATCAAGGAAACCACGCTCGCGCATCCAGTCATCGTTAAACATTTTACCTACGTAACGGCTTCCGCTATCGTGGAAAAGAACTACAACTACATCACCAGGTTTAAATTCATCTTTAAGCTGGAGCACACCTTTAATCGCAGCTCCGGCAGAGTTACCTACGAAGATGCCCTCCTCAAGAGCAAGCCTTCGTGTATATACAGCAGCATCTTTATCTGTTACTTTTGTAAAACCATCTATAAGTGAAAAATCAACATTTTTCGGAAGAATATCTTCACCTATACCTTCTGTAATATAAGAGTATATTTCGTTTTCATCAAAAATACCGGTCTCGTGGTATTTCTTAAACACTGAGCCGTAAGTATCTATACCCCAAATTTTAATATTTGGGTTTCTTTCTTTTAAATACTTTGCAACGCCGGATATAGTACCTCCCGTTCCCACTCCTACAACAAAATGCGTAATCTTGCCATCCGTCTGTTCCCAAATTTCCGGAGCAGTCTGCTCGTAATGTGCTGCGGTATTAGATAGGTTATCATACTGATTCACATACCATGAATTTGGAGTTTCTTCAGCAAGTCTTTTAGAAACCGAATAATATGAACGCGGATCAGTTGGCTCTACATCAGTAGGACAAACAACAACCCTGGCACCTACAGCACGAAGGATATCCATTTTTTCTTTCGATTGCTTATCCGAAATAACGCAAATAAGCTTGTACCCTTTTACAATAGCACCTAAAGCAAGCCCCATTCCGGTATTACCAGATGTTCCTTCAATAATAGTACCTCCCGGCTTGAGCCTTCCATCAGCTTCTGCGTCTTCAATCATCTTGACAGCCATCCTGTCTTTAACAGAATTACCCGGATTAAAAGTTTCTACTTTAGCCAGCACAAGAGCCTCTATACCTTCTGTTAGCTTATTAAGTTTTACCATTGGCGTATTACCTATGGTCTCAAGTATATTTTTTGCGTATTTCATTTTTATAAAATTAGCTGCCAAAAGCTATGGCAATCAGCTGCAAAGATAATTATTGCTATTAAAACTATAGTTAAATAATTAAGAGAAGAAATCCCAAATTACACCAAAGCGAAGCGTAAAGTCTTTATACGGCTGATTTGGTGTTGAATAATAATTATATCCTGAAAAAGCAGAGTTAAGATGTTCTGCTTTTATAAAAAGCCTGAATTCCTGAATCTTTGCATTAATAAAGAAATCAAACAATGGGAAATTTCCAATCTTTTTGGCATCCTGTACATAAAAGTCACCCACCATAGCATTGTAATCATTAGCGTAGTACTTTGTAAAATACTGGAATGTAACACCTGCCTGAAAAAACAACGCATTTTTAAATACCCTGTCTGAATAATAAAGTGTATTTCGCGTTACGAATGACGGCACGTTCAGGATATTGCCTGTTTGTTGTACATTTTGGTATAGAAAAGTATTATCAAGGGCAAAATTTCCAAATTTAAATTCTCTTGAAGCCTTAACAGACAGATAATTTATGGTATTACCATTTTGAGTAGGTGTAACATATAAAGTGTCTATACTGGTTAACCCCACCTGACGACCAGTGACCTCATGCCCATCAAAATATAAGTGATCTTTTAGGATAGTATATTGTACAGAAGCATTAAGCCATTTGGTTTTTGCTTCAAATTCAAAATTATTAATTTTTTCGTTTTTAAAGTTCCCAATTACGTTATCGCCAACTCTTCTTGGCCAATTGTAACTTTTGTAATCGCTTTGAAGAAGGTTGTAACTGTTATCAGGGAGTTTATTCATGTTCTGATAGCGAGCCGATACGATATTCTTCTCATCAAAAGTATACCGGGCAGAAGCATCTATATTCGCCAATGACTGGTTTGTGATTGAATTAGAAAACAAAACACTCCCCTTCCATTTATCTTTCTGGTACGTATAACGCGCGCCATAGGTATTGATCCTGTCGCTAAGAGAATTCGGCGTTTCTATTTTCCCGTCACTTCCAAGAATTATACTCCTGTAAAAATAATTGTAATTAAAATCTTCAAGGTAAAATTCAATATTACCGATAGTTTCATTACTGTAAGCTGCCCCAATCATATTATACATACGATTATAGCGCGTCTTATTACTTATAGATTGCGAATACGTTTCGCCGTAACGGGCTACATAAGTAGGCTGGCTATATTCAAAAAATTTATTCTCGTAATTAAATTGGTGATGAAAAACAATACTATTAGGATTATCCTTATTCAACCTGAATGTATGATCAATAAAGTATCTGTTTCCTTTTAAAATAGATTTTCCATCTCTGGAAAAAACGTCAAGCCTTTCCCTTTGTGTGTAAGGTTCCTGACCACTTTCAAAAAGTGACGGATCTATGATTCCCCCATTTTCCTGATTGGTAAAATCCTGGCCTGTAAAATGAAGCCTCAGCATGTATCGTTTATCTTTGGTATTGTAACTTGATACAAAACGAAATATACCATTGCTTGAAAGCTGATTTATATAACGCCCCAACGACCTAAGTCCTTTGTAGCCTAGCGCAAAATTAAGGTTCTCTGAAGTATTAAGAGTTATTAAAGCATCAAGTATTTGACCTTGCTCTATAACCGATCTATACATCAGGTCGGTGTATGGTGTAGCAACATGGTAATAATTTACGTCCTCTGCTTCAACATAGGCATAATGTTTTCCCTTAAAGCCCATTTCGGGGAAAGGATTAAACTTTGTGAGTCCATAATCCAGAATATTATAAGCCTGCCCGTCATTATTCAGAGGTAGAAGTCCAAAATTATCTTTTCTCAGATAATTAAGTTCATATTCTTTTTTAAGGGTAAGTGCTGTATCTACAAAAGTTGTGTCCCTGTCAAAAGTAATTATCTTATACATATCTACCGTAGCTATAGAATCTTTCGATTTTGCAGATTTCGGTTTACCTATAAGACTTTTACGAGGTTTTTCAGTATCATTTTTCTTTACCTGTGAAAAAAGGAAAAGAGGAAATAGACATAAAAAAAAGACGACACACTTTTTAAACATGTAAGTTTTAGATTTTCGCAAAGGTACTTATTTTTATATATCAGCAAATGTAAAAATAACGCAAAAAAAGAGGCTTTCTTACGAAAGCCTCTTAAAATTTATACAATTAAATATTACAATTATTCTGTAATTTTTTCCAAAATAACGCCCATAGTCTGAGATGGTATAATACCACTAGCAGGTGTTAGGTTACCGTTGATATTAATTCTTCTTACACCAGTAGTTAAATTAGTGCTGAAAGAACCTCCGCCGGTATACAATAGCGTTTGATCATTACCCTGATATGTCCAACAATCTGTACAAAGAGCTTGCTGTACAGCTGTTAATGAACCAGAGTTCTTGTTTGTCCCGGCAGGTGCCATCGTAAATTCAAGGAATCTGTCTGTTGTAAAATCTCCTAAAGTTGGGCTTGAGCCAATTGGACCAGAAATTCTTATGATATTACAATCACCGTTATCATTTACATCAACTGTAGCGATACCAAGATCGTCACCAGTTGCTGTTGACGTCACATAGAATTCTCCAACAAAATCAAAGAAGTTAGTAGTACAGTCATCGTTAACAATCAGGAATCTTTTGAATTTAGAACCTTCGTCCTCTACACCTAGAGTTATGTTAGTATCTGACACCTCAGTTAGTCTTATCTCAAACGCTTTAGAATCGTTCTGAACATCGTTATTAATAACGTTAATTTTAATAAGCCCAGAAGTAGCTCCAGCAGGAATAACAACCTCTTTAGATTCTACGGTATAATCAACATTTTCTTCTGCTGTTCCTGTAGCACCTTTATCAACAGAAAACTTAACAATAACGTCATGGTTAACCGGGAATGCAAGATTGACAGGGATTTCTGAAACACCTAAATGTTCAAAAAATGTTAATCTGTCTGTAGCAACCCTTTCCAATGTAACGAAATTCTTACCACCGTAAGTTACAGTATCTTCATCACAGCTAATCAAAGTCGCCATACCCAAAATAAGCAGGGCCGACTTTAAAATATATCTTTTCATACTATTTATTATTAATTATTATAACCTGGGTTTTGTTGGATATTAGGATTTGCAGAAAGCTCAGCCCTTGGAACTGGCAATGTCCATCTGTGATCCGTCAAATTAAGAGAACAAGCATCAAACTGCTGACATTCAGAATTAACTCTATCAATACCAGCATTAGCAAATGCACCTAAACGTTTAATGTCGATATAACGGTGTCCTTCAAATGCAAGTTCAACTCTTCTTTCGTTAAGAATTGCAGCCCAAGCTTCCTGAGCAGAAGCAGGTGTAGCAATATCTCTACCTGTAGCATTAGTGAAACGTGCCAAACGGATTCTATTGATCTGAGCAGCAACACCTGCAAAATCACCACGGCTAGCCATAGCTTCTGCTTTAATTAGATACATCTCAGAAATTCTGAACACTTTAACATCATTTAACAAGTTAATATTATCAGACCCTGCATATTTACCTACAGGTCTAACAGTAAATCCAGTTAAATAAGAAGAAGGATCAACAACAACTATACGTCTAACATCATTTTCAGCAAGCCTGTTGAAAAGTGCAGTACTTACTTCAAAGAAAGCACCACCACTTGTTGAACTGTTTACAGAAGACCATGCCTGATAGAAGTTACCAGTACTACCACTGCTAACTCTGTCAAGTTTAAAAATAACTTCACCTTGCGCAGCAGGTACAGAAAGATCTCTAAACACCCTATAATAGTTGCTATTAGCAGCTGTATTTACAGGGTTAGCAGGATTGTAAGTGCCAAAAGTAGCTAATCCATACGCTGTAGGTTTTGCAATTAGCAAGTCAGCATAACCTTCTGCCTCAGTATATTGACCTCTATAAGCAGCAAGACGTGCTCTAATTGCAGTGATAACATCCTTGGAAATATAAGTTCTTGCAGGATTAGATTGGCTTATAAGATTTGCGTCAGCAAAATCAAGATCGCTGTTTATAAGCGTATATACTTCACCATTAGTATTACGTGGAAGTTTTTGATCTGTTGTAGGAACAAAATCAACAGCAATAACACCAGGTGCATTATCATCTTTCATATCAGTTGAAAAATAAGTAAGCAATTGTATGTGTGCATAAGCTCTAAGAGCACGA
This region includes:
- a CDS encoding peptide-N-glycosidase — encoded protein: MKQLFALAVLLVSFFSYSQKKPNAIKVTYQKVNMGTPVEENNPILVFSNSENSRISSKSILDNKAEFPIEQLVINYTDNSYINIAKLSTDKSVATRDSLSLKKQSFELLPDTKTILGYKCKKARTIINSNTIEVWYTNELGLKGSPSLLGQNLGLVLETIRNGNYVVTAIKVEKLRDASTYLDIIPKNIKLIDMVTHRDMIWKARFTTIEVFKDEVINFSDASKSNDSILRFANGTIILKKVKFPEIKPGSQTYVELTEQSNGDAYDRTGSVFAIPADEEHSFFNGLKNGITALPLYENGNGKKYYGVTLDGNYTPLLELIRFFTPFGIKRYNHVKLKDKMWHDIVPYREEISELQSKLSNKEYWIGTFIGNYDKGGHKINLSITIHQDNNLNNKSNFVLPLFNTTNVMEMAQQDYGTMFSSDNGLEVNFVLDKNIKNATLRYITTGHGGWEAGDEFVPKKNTILLDGQQAFAFIPWRQDCGSYRLFNPVSGNFDNGLSSSDYSRSNWCPGTVTNPEFISLGDLKAGKHTIIVKIPQGASEGNYFSAWNVSGVLIGNE
- a CDS encoding DNA polymerase III subunit epsilon, translating into MIMNFTAIDFETATGYAHSACAVGLVTVENGVIVEEYHTLIQPPDNEYWYRNIMVHGIKPVETMHLPTFDDLFPEIRQRIFGRKLIAHNESFDRSVLTKTMRYYGLYYDELELADKWECTCKIYKAKGYKPANLKACSDRNGIQLNHHEALSDARACAKLYMLHNGQLELL
- a CDS encoding cystathionine beta-synthase; protein product: MKYAKNILETIGNTPMVKLNKLTEGIEALVLAKVETFNPGNSVKDRMAVKMIEDAEADGRLKPGGTIIEGTSGNTGMGLALGAIVKGYKLICVISDKQSKEKMDILRAVGARVVVCPTDVEPTDPRSYYSVSKRLAEETPNSWYVNQYDNLSNTAAHYEQTAPEIWEQTDGKITHFVVGVGTGGTISGVAKYLKERNPNIKIWGIDTYGSVFKKYHETGIFDENEIYSYITEGIGEDILPKNVDFSLIDGFTKVTDKDAAVYTRRLALEEGIFVGNSAGAAIKGVLQLKDEFKPGDVVVVLFHDSGSRYVGKMFNDDWMRERGFLDEELTKAEDLIKDHSDKPLVIVRTEELVSHAIERLRKYKISQIPVIDTNGFVGSIDETDLFRSYVEDKDIAEKPIREIMGKPYPVVRANTSIEEISKLINKDNQAVLVDLGNGKHHIITKHDIISSIK